Part of the Sporosarcina sp. FSL K6-2383 genome is shown below.
CTTTATTATTCGGCTTGCAGCAAGTACTTGAATTGATTGCAGCAGAAGGCTTGAAGCAAGTATACGCACGCCATACATTAATGATGAACATGACGCGCGCGGCTTTCAAGGCACTTGATATTCCTTTGTTAACAACTGACGCTGATGCTTCTCCTACTGTTACAGCAGTTCAACCCAAGGACTTCGATGCTGAGGCATTTAGAAAAGTGATTAAAAAAGAGTTTGGGCTCACAGTAGCAGGCGGTCAACAGCATTTAAGCGGCAAAATATTCCGCGTTGGCCATATGGGCTATTGCTCGCCGGCAGACGTTCTTCAGACGATTAGTATGATTGAAATCGGCTTACTCAAGGTTGGCAAACAAATTACATTAGGCACAGGCGTAGCCGCCGCACAACAAATCTATGTAAATGAAGGAGTGTTGGTTTAAATGGCTTTTAATATACTTATCAGCGATCCACTAAGTGAAGATGGTATTTTTCCATTACGACAAGCAGAAGGTTTTAATGTTGTCATTGATACTACAAATACACCAGAACAGCTTGCTGAAAAAATTAAAGACTTTGATGCTTTAATCGTTAGAAGCCAAACACAAGTCACACGTGCCATTATTGAAAAAGCAACAAACTTAAAAATCATTGGACGCGCCGGCGTTGGTGTAGATAATATTGACTTAGATGCTGCAACGGAAAGAGGGATTATCGTCGTCAACGCTCCGGACGGTAATACGAACTCAGCGGCTGAACATACGATTGCCATGTTGATGTCATTAGCTCGTAAAATTCCACAAGCCTTTAATTCATTGAAAAATGGACAATGGGATCGTAAATCGTTCATCGGAGTGGAATTAAAAAATAAAACACTTGGCGTTATCGGTATGGGACGCATCGGTGCAGAAGTAGCAGCGAGAGCAAAAGGACAACGGATGAGCGTCATCGCATACGATCCATTTTTGTCAGAAGAAAAAGCGAAGAAAATGGGGATTACGTTAGGAACAGTAGAAGAAGTATTGAGAGCCGCTGACTTCATTACAGCCCATACGCCTTTATTGAAAGAAACGAAGCACATGATTAATAAAGAAGCATTTGCAATTATGAAAGATGGCGTTCAAATTGTTAACTGTGCGCGCGGTGGAATTATCGATGAAGATGCTTTGTACGATGCAGTTGTCTCGAAAAAAGTTGCAGGAGCTGCGCTCGATGTCTTTGAAACCGAACCATTCGTTGGCCACAAGCTACTAACTCTGCCAGAAGTCATCGCGACACCACACTTAGGTGCAAGTACAATTGAAGCGCAGGAGAGTGTCGCAATTGATGTTAGTCGCGACGTTGTCAACTTTTTCAGCGGAGGTACGGTTCGCAATCCCGTGAATCTACCATCAGTTTCGAAGGAAGTACTAGCTAAAATTGAGCCCTTCTTTGATTTAGCTGAGAAACTTGGGATCTTCCTATCTCGTTTATCCAATAAAGTAATTGAAGAAGTGAACATCTACTATTCTGGCGACCTTGCAGAATCAGACGTTCGTCCATTGACACGCAACACGCTGAAAGGCTTGCTAACACGTAATCTTGGTAATCATGTCAACGACGTCAATGCTAAGTTTTTGACAGAGCGTTTTGGTATCAAGGTGAATGAACATAAAACATCTACAACAAAAGGCTTCTCTAACTTAGTGACAGTCGAAGTCACAACAGCAAGCGGGGTTCGTCGCGTCTCTGGAACACTTCTTAACGGACTAGGTGCACGTATCGTCAAAGTCGATGACAATCTAGTAGACATTAGTCCTGAAGGTCACTTACTATTTATCAAGCATAAGGACCAGCCTGGTGCAATCGGACGCGTTGGGACATTACTCGCTATCGAAAACATTAACATCGCGACGATGCAAGTTGGCCGGTCAACAATTGGTGGAAATGCCATCATGATGTTAACCGTCGATCATCATGTCGAAAAAGCAAACGTCGAGCGTTTAAAAGAGCTTGAAGACATTTATGATGTAATTGCAATCGATCTTTAATTTATGTTAAGCAAGGAACCCCACTTCATCCACTAGAATTTCTTCAGGGGTGAAGTGGGGTTTTATTAATAAGTTGTAGTTTGTTGCACTGACTATCCAGCAAACAATTAGTACAAAGAAAAGAAGCCTCCTACTGGATGGCTTCCTCCTTCGTTAATACCTCTAAAATTGCGAACAATTTCTCCAAGTTATCAATTTCATATGTTGGTGTACTGCCCTCAGCCAATTCCATACCTTCACGATTAATCCAAACCGAACGCATCCCTACGCGCGATGCACCTAAAATATCCGTCATTAAATTATCGCCAACCATTAGCGCTTCATCTGCTGTGATACCGCAGGTTTCTAGCACATGATGAAAAATAGACATATCCGGCTTCCCTTTTCCAAACGCACCCGAAATAACAATATGGTCGAAATAAGGAGCGATTTCAGGTGTAATTTCGAGCTTCGTCTGCTGTAAGCTTGGCGAACCATTCGTTAATAATGCCAGTTGATATTTCCCTTTTAACTTATCTAACACACGAAAAGTTTCTTCGTATAAGAATGGACGCTTTTTCCGCTCCGCTGGGAATAATTCAGCCAACTCACTGCCTAACTCAACATCCTCAATTCCAACCCGTTGCAAGCCTTTTGTCCATGTTTCGCGACGATATCCTGGCACAATCTCCTTCATCTTCTGAAAGGATTCCCCTGCATCGTCAAACACACCCCAAAGCCCTTCGAATGGATTAATGCCAATCATTTTTGTGAATTCATATGTATCGTATGTAGCATATAGCTCCCTCGCCTCTGCCCGAACCGCCTCTTCAAGCTCTATCGGATCAACACCGTCACGCACCTGTGCCGCTCGTTCACATGTCTTTCTAAACGCCGTCGCCACACTTTTCTTATCCCATAATAAAGTATCATCTAAATCAAAAATGAGTGTTGTTATCATACAAATCATCTCCCTTTTTACATCTACCTTAGTATACATCATTTTCAGATTCTTTAGTGAGATAAAGAAATACCACCCCGAATACATACTCGAAGCGGCATTTCATCATAAAAAATCCGTGACATCCGCCGGAGGCTTTATTAGGGAGGAATTGAACTGCATTCCTCCCTAGTAAACCTTCCTCCCCCAAAACCGCTGCTGCGCAATCGCCTTCACAAACTCCTGATCAAAATCAGGATTATTAGTTGCAAAGACAATTCCAGGTCCTTCCTTTGCAGCCGATACTTCAAAAAACGGTAAACCTGTGGTCGCAAAGCCAATCGGTTTAAAATGCTTAAACGCTTCATCGATAAACGACACGATATCATAATTGAACTTCTCCTGATTTGCAGCTGTTCCACCAACAACATATAGCGCATCAAACAACACAGAATCTGTCGTCAAAAACGTCTCATTGACCATAACTTTAAGTCCATCCGCACCAAGCACATGCCCCAACTTCGCACCAACAAAATCAACCGTTACTCCATAATCTCTCAACATTCGCACAGTCGCCTTCACGTCAGCCCCGTTAAAATCATTACCAATCAATACGCCAACCTTCAATGTTTGCGGTACTCGTATCGTATTGGCCTGACTCAGCGCTGGTGATGACGCCGTAACCGTCGATTGTTCAGCAGTAGGTGGATTTACCCCAACGCCTTCTGCAATGATTGTGGCCATCTCTTTATCCACATGCGCAAACATATCTACGACCTGCTGCTTGACACTTCTACTATTCACTTTGCCAACTTCGAATGTAAACGCATTAATAATATGCTGCTTTTCGGGAGGTGACATACTGTTCCAGAAAAGCCTAGCCTGCGAAAAGAAATCCTTGAACG
Proteins encoded:
- the serA gene encoding phosphoglycerate dehydrogenase; translated protein: MAFNILISDPLSEDGIFPLRQAEGFNVVIDTTNTPEQLAEKIKDFDALIVRSQTQVTRAIIEKATNLKIIGRAGVGVDNIDLDAATERGIIVVNAPDGNTNSAAEHTIAMLMSLARKIPQAFNSLKNGQWDRKSFIGVELKNKTLGVIGMGRIGAEVAARAKGQRMSVIAYDPFLSEEKAKKMGITLGTVEEVLRAADFITAHTPLLKETKHMINKEAFAIMKDGVQIVNCARGGIIDEDALYDAVVSKKVAGAALDVFETEPFVGHKLLTLPEVIATPHLGASTIEAQESVAIDVSRDVVNFFSGGTVRNPVNLPSVSKEVLAKIEPFFDLAEKLGIFLSRLSNKVIEEVNIYYSGDLAESDVRPLTRNTLKGLLTRNLGNHVNDVNAKFLTERFGIKVNEHKTSTTKGFSNLVTVEVTTASGVRRVSGTLLNGLGARIVKVDDNLVDISPEGHLLFIKHKDQPGAIGRVGTLLAIENINIATMQVGRSTIGGNAIMMLTVDHHVEKANVERLKELEDIYDVIAIDL
- a CDS encoding HAD family hydrolase, with protein sequence MITTLIFDLDDTLLWDKKSVATAFRKTCERAAQVRDGVDPIELEEAVRAEARELYATYDTYEFTKMIGINPFEGLWGVFDDAGESFQKMKEIVPGYRRETWTKGLQRVGIEDVELGSELAELFPAERKKRPFLYEETFRVLDKLKGKYQLALLTNGSPSLQQTKLEITPEIAPYFDHIVISGAFGKGKPDMSIFHHVLETCGITADEALMVGDNLMTDILGASRVGMRSVWINREGMELAEGSTPTYEIDNLEKLFAILEVLTKEEAIQ